A genomic region of Platichthys flesus chromosome 4, fPlaFle2.1, whole genome shotgun sequence contains the following coding sequences:
- the LOC133952038 gene encoding zona pellucida-like domain-containing protein 1 has product MTPVFLLSFLVLILRTEAQVPDACVLSDTNRPPENSDITVVCGTKFMDLSIYICPVYQALYNQSLMVLNNQFNKPECFGTANMTAVPPVLKFKIPLNESAIAACNSIFKVTTEVGTGQFADFSNVQFINISGVINSIDPASGMITYRPQIMYMFSCRYPMQYLLNNTEVAVSGVKVAMRGNNGSFISSLDLKLYNDEQYLVPLVIPSTGLTLKTKIYVAVTATNLTDRFNVLLDRCYATTEPYPAVNSFYDLFVGCTRDAQTKLALNGVAQKAYFSFEAFRFVKHKNQTVSTFYLHCVTRLCEVSSCSSFLPTCNGSKRRKREIQEVSDAATVTSPPIVVGQQGSGLQSEDYSSPVVAVIICIVILTIVVVAMAAYVVLHNRRKPLIQ; this is encoded by the exons ATGACGCCGGTCTTTCTTCTGAGCTTTCTTGTCCTGATTCTGAGGACAGAGGCTCAGGTCCCTGATGCTTGTGTCTTGAGTGATACCAACAGACCTCCAG AAAACTCGGACATAACTGTAGTGTGTGGCACCAAGTTCATGGACCTGAGCATCTACATCTGTCCAGTTTACCAAGCTCTTTACAACCAGTCTCTGATGGTCCTCAACAATCAGTTCAACAAACCTGAGTGCTTTGGGACTGCGAACATGACCGCTGTCCCGCCGGTCTTAAAATTCAAAATCCCCTTGAATGAAAGTGCCATCGCTGCCTGCAACAGTATCTTTAAG GTGACCACTGAGGTTGGAACCGGACAGTTTGCCGACTTCTCAAATGTCCAGTTCATCAACATCTCAGGCGTGATTAATTCTATAGACCCGGCCTCAGGCATGATCACCTACAGGCCGCAGATCATGTACATGTTCTCCTGTCGCTACCCGATGCAGTATCTCCTGAACAACACTGAAGTGGCTGT atcaggaGTCAAAGTCGCCATGAGGGGGAACAATGGCAGCTTCATCAGCTCTCTGGATTTAAAGCTCTACAAT GATGAGCAGTACTTGGTACCTCTGGTAATCCCTTCTACAGGACTCACTCTGAAGACCAAGATTTACGTCGCAGTTACAGCCACCAATTTAACAGACAG GTTCAACGTGCTGCTGGACAGATGTTACGCGACAACAGAACCCTATCCCGCTGTAAACAGCTTTTATGATCTGTTTGTAGG GTGCACACGTGACGCACAGACCAAGTTGGCCCTCAACGGGGTGGCTCAGAAAGCGTACTTCTCCTTTGAGGCCTTCCGATTTGTGAAGCACAAAAACCAGACAGTTTCCACTTTCTACCTGCACTGCGTCACCAGACTCTGCGAGGTGTCCTCGTGCAGCTCCTTCCTGCCT ACCTGTAACGGCAgtaagaggagaaagagagagatccAGGAAGTGTCCGACGCCGCCACGGTCACCTCGCCCCCCATTGTTGTGGGCCAACAGGGCAGTG gtttgCAGTCTGAGGACTACAGCAGCCCTGTAGTGGCAGTGATCATCTGCATCGTCATCCTCACCATCGTCGTGGTCGCCATGGCTGCCTACGTCGTGTTGCACAACAGAAGAAAACCACTTATCCAGTAA